The proteins below come from a single Branchiostoma floridae strain S238N-H82 chromosome 5, Bfl_VNyyK, whole genome shotgun sequence genomic window:
- the LOC118415478 gene encoding alpha-aminoadipic semialdehyde synthase, mitochondrial-like → MINILHGMGLRFLALGHHTPFMHVAQSHNYRNSEMARQAVRDCGYEIALGLMPQSIGPLTFVFTGSGNVSQGAQEIFNELPHEYVHPKDLKEVCETGDTSRCYATVLSRKHHLKNKDTGVFSAEEYESHPERYISTFAQEYAPYVSCLVNGIYWPPNAPRLLTFSDLQNLLSPDMAPKHVPEGPGMPRLPHRLVAVCDISADPGGSLEFMTECTSIDVPFILYDAEHHVLRPRTSSLITPYGSSVTLADQDSSEYLSRRLKTNRGGPPTCFAGDGVLVCSIDNFPAQLPREATDYFGNLLIPYVWQMLKSRADVPFEEQEGLFSPTVSGVSLHQGLNYSSDDEEQEEEEMGDASDLSSDRLTPLTEEPPSPPQTRDTTLPQDGDNQDADMTDEPGTSAQGKFFLVMLGEAFGDNILFPELMSRLHRVLVEDRQAQAEDRRLQELMSRLHRVLVEDRQAQAEDRRLLAVERRRLVEDNRNNKVI, encoded by the exons ATGATCAACATCCTCCATGGTATGGGGCTCCGCTTTCTGGCTCTCGGACATCACACTCCCTTTATG CATGTAGCGCAGAGTCACAACTACCGTAACAGCGAGATGGCGCGCCAGGCTGTCCGAGACTGTGGGTACGAGATCGCTCTCGGCCTGATGCCGCAGTCCATTGGCCCGCTGACGTTCGTCTTCACGGGGTCCGGAAATGTGTCGCAG GGCGCACAAGAAATCTTCAACGAACTTCCCCACGAGTATGTCCATCCCAAGGACCTCAAGGAGGTTTGTGAAACAGGAG ATACCAGTCGATGCTATGCTACCGTTCTGAGCCGAAAGCACCACCTGAAGAACAAAGACACAGGCGTATTCTCTGCCGAGGAGTATGAGTCACACCCTGAGAGATATATCTCAACATTTGCACAGGAG TACGCTCCCTATGTATCCTGTCTCGTGAATGGAATCTACTGGCCTCCCAACGCACCGCGCCTGCTGACCTTCTCCGACCTTCAGAACCTCCTGAGTCCCGACATGGCGCCCAAACACGTTCCCGAGGGACCGGGCATGCCCAGACTGCCTCACCGTCTGGTTGCGGTGTGCGACATCTCGGCAGACCCTGGCGGTTCGCTGGAGTTTATGACGGAGTGCACCAGTATCGATGTTCCCTTCATTCTGTACGACGCTGAACATCACGTTCTCAGACCGCGCAcatcaag TCTGATCACCCCCTACGGTAGCTCGGTCACACTGGCTGACCAGGACTCCAGCGAGTACCTAAGCCGCAG GTTAAAAACTAACAGAGGAGGTCCGCCAACCTG TTTTGCTGGTGACGGAGTCTTGGTGTGTTCCATTGACAACTTCCCAGCTCAGCTCCCCCGAGAAGCCACCGACTACTTTGGGAACCTCCTTATTCCGTACGTCTGGCAGATG CTGAAGTCCAGGGCTGATGTCCCATTTGAAGAACAAGAAGGGCTGTTCTCTCCCACAGTTAGTGGGGTAAGTCTGCA ccaggggctgaatt ATTCATCAGATGATGAGGAGcaagaggaggaggagatggGTGATGCCTCAGACTTGTCCAGTGATCGCTTGACACCCCTAACAGAGGAGCCTCCCTCACCACCACAGACAAGAGACACCACCCTGCCGCAGGATGGAGACAATCAGGATGCTGACATGACTGATGAGCCCGGCACTTCTGCACAAGGCAAGTTTTTCCTAGTGATGTTGGGTGAAGCCTTCGGTGACAACATCCTATTTCCT GAACTGATGAGCAGACTACACAGAGTGTTAGTggaagacagacaggcacaagCAGAGGACAGAAGACTACAGGAACTGATGAGCAGACTACACAGAGTGTTAGTggaagacagacaggcacaagCAGAGGACAGAAGACTGCTAGCGGTGGAAAGAAGACGGCTAGTGGAggacaacagaaacaacaaggTGATCTAG